From a region of the Monodelphis domestica isolate mMonDom1 chromosome 8, mMonDom1.pri, whole genome shotgun sequence genome:
- the LOC100018151 gene encoding holocytochrome c-type synthase, whose amino-acid sequence MGLSTSTPAIAVQVSTAAEQKAGSPPSGCPMHQQETGCPMNINSSDKTCESQSNSVPAHQDRAYEYVECPVTSAAQNKDNIDPSNMMPPPNQTPSPGQPFALSTVREESSIPRADSEKKWVYPSEQMFWNAMLRKGWQWKDDDISQKDMYNIIKIHNQNNEQAWKEILKWEALHATECPCGPTLVRFGGKAKDYSPRARIRSWMGYELPFDRHDWIVNRCGTEVRYVIDYYDGGEVNKDYQFTILDVRPAFDSLTAVWDRMKVAWWRWTS is encoded by the exons ATGGGTTTGTCCACATCTACTCCTGCTATTGCAGTGCAAGTCTCAACTGCTGCAGAGCAAAAGGCTGGCTCTCCACCTTCCGGGTGCCCAATGCATCAACAAGAAACAG gcTGTCCAATGAATATAAATTCATCTGACAAAACTTGTGAAAGTCAGTCAAACTCAGTACCTGCACACCAGGATCGAGCATATGAATATGTGGAATGTCCTGTAACATCAGCTGcccaaaataaagataatatagaTCCTTCAAACATG atGCCACCACCTAATCAGACACCATCCCCTGGTCAACCGTTTGCTCTGTCAACAGTTAGAGAAGAATCATCAATTCCCAGGgcagattcagaaaaaaaatgggtttaCCCTTCAGAACAGATGTTTTGGAATGCCATGTTGAGGAAAGG GTGGCAGTGGAAAGATGATGACATCAGTCAGAAAGATATGTATAATATTATTAAGATTCACAATCAGAATAATGAACAGGCTTGGAAGGAGATTTTAAAATGGGAAGCTCTTCATGCTAC TGAATGCCCATGTGGACCAACACTGGTCCGATTTGGAGGTAAAGCTAAAGACTATTCACCAAGAGCTAGAATTCGCTCATGGATGGG ATATGAATTGCCCTTTGACAGACACGACTGGATTGTTAATCGTTGTGGCACTGAAGTTAGATATGTTATTGACTATTATGATGGTGGAGAAGTAAATAAGGACTATCAGTTTACTATCTTGGATGTCCGTCCTGCTTTTGATTCTCTTACAGCTGTTTGGGACAGAATGAAGGTAGCATGGTGGCGCTGGACTTCAtaa